The DNA region AATCTAGATTCCAGATGAACCTCTTAAAGAATAAAAGCACACGTGTGGATTGGACTTGGCTCCCATTCTTGGTTCATATGGAGTGGGCTGCACTCCAAAGTTGCAGGGCCCACCTAGTTCCTACTGCTGTGTGCTCTTAAGTGTCTGATCATCTAGGAAATTTTCTGAGCTTTCCAGGCCCTAGTGAGGACGAACCAGTGTTTTAAGTGATGTGCCGATGTAGCTGTTTGCCTGTGACCCCTGCACCTTGTTCTTTGTGGTTTTAATGATTTTCTGTTGACAACTTTTGCAATGTTCTCCCACCAAAGTGCTTACTTGTAAACTAACCCTTCCATGTGCCCAGCAGCCTCAGTGCAGCAGAAGCCAAGGGAGAATGCTGGTCATTTGGCCCTATGGCACAACACATTCTCCTGTCTGGTGACCCTAGATGACCTGAGGGTCTGGAAAGGCATAGAATGTCTCAGTATTTTCCACCTCATTTCCCAGATTCAGCTCCTTTCCAAAGGATCATTCCTTTCATTGCACAGCCATACTACAAAGGGCTTCCTGCTCAAGTGACATTTGCTGAGAACTGCACTAAGTTCTATTAAGAATTAGTCTGAATGGACTACCACTGTAAATGATAGCCTGTTTAGAGGAACAGTAGTCATTACTTTATTCCTGGCAGGTAAACTACACTTTGAATTGGAGTTACCTCAACTTTTAGCCATtactattcatttcttttctacaaGTCATGAATAAAAATTGCTACCTTCTAAGCTGCTGGGCTCAGATCCACCCTTATTTGGTTATATGGTACTTGAGAGTTTGTCTCAGAGCAGGGACCTCGCCTATGAGGGTCAAAGGCCTGATCAGACCCAAGGCAGACAGGGCAAGCCAGCTTGGATAGACCAGGCTCCCAAAGAACATTGCTGGCTAATGAGGCATAATTTGCTCAAAGTACAAAAAGAGCCCCCCTATGCCCACTTTGACCATTGGCCAGGACAGACTTAAAATCATTCTTTCAACTAAGCCTGTGTGAAAATCAGTTTATAAATGGACCACGACTCCAGGGTGTTGTTTCTGCGCTGTGACTTCCTAATAAATTATTGCTAGAAAACTGTTTAGTTGGTGATGGAGCAAAATTACAATCAGCTCCTCCTTGTTATATAAGTGGAGGGTGTTGCTTAAAATTTTATTCCACCTGTACATTtgtcactttaaaattaaaattgagctggtatgagacaagtggttttgctACTTCTTTTTTCTTGAGCACCCAAATGAATGGTGGATTAAGTGCCAGCTTACGTTGTGTTGCTGATTTAAGGAACAAGGTTTTCTACTTCATGGGGCTTATATTTCGGGGGTAAGGGTGAGTACAGATGTAGAGTAGTGATAGCTTTGGTGAAGAGCTAGAGTAGTGGGAAAAAGGGAAAAGACCTTTCTGGGGAGCCGACATCTGAGCAGCCCCCAACCAGTGAGGGAGCAGACCTCTGAAGGCCCTGGGGAGGACATGTAGGCAGAGAAAATGGCAAAGACAATGTGATTATGGGAGAGCGAGCAGGGGCCCATGAATAAAGAGCACAAGTTTCATTTCGAAAATAGGGAGTAGGGAGGAGTGGAGGAAAAGTGCATGGCTTCACAGGCACATGAAGATATGATCAATAAAAAGTAACAGGCATCAGCATGTTAGCTACTTAAACTTTCCCCATTAACATGCAGAGCAAGTCTCAAGCAGACTGCTGAAGAGAAAAGCCTGGTACTCGGAGGCAAGGGCCCTGAGGCAGCAACAGAGTTCAGGTATATGGGTACAGTCTGGAGCTTAGGCACTGCAAACACTACAAGAACACAGCTTGTCTTCTGACACCTACTGGCAAGCTATAGACTTCTCTGAAATTAATAAGAAGGTGGTGGTAGGGGGGGCGGACAAGGGGCATTTTGAATATACCAAACAGAAGGATCCCCAGGTAGGTAAAACCATAGACTGTTCCCATCCAGTCAGGCAACCTGTGTCTTTCAGACCCCACTTAAAATAGAGCAGCTTCTTTAGGACATCACGTGGGAGTGCACTGCTATGTACCTCTCCATATCAGCGAATCCCCCTGGAAGAGAGGCCTGCACTTCTAGGCTGTTAATGCAGTAAGTGCCCGTACCTCTCCAGACACAGGTATTCACTTGCATTTAACAATGCTAGTTCTGCTCACTGTTCTCTGGTGACAAGGTAAATGAAAAAAGATGTTCACAAACATGGGTGTTTTGCATTAAGAATGCTTTATTTATGTTAAAGTATGAACAATATTTCcaataaaacaggaaaattttATACTGTATCTACAAAATTTAAGTCTTTGCTATAATATATGCTATATTTCTTTCAAATGTGCCTAAAAAGGAATGTCATGATCAATCTGTACATTCTCTTTGCAGCATTAGTCCTGTAGATGTTGGGGTTTAAATTGGACAATCATAGATGTGAATTTCCTGGTCATCTCCAACAGACACAATTTTTGAGCCATTTCCATTGTATTTCACTCCCCAGACCTAtaagttacaaaaaaagaaaaaagaaagttctaaTGCTTTTATTCTTTCTGAAGAATGTTAAGGAGTGCATATCTTTACTTACTTTCCACTATTCTGAGTCCAGAGAATGGAGCCTTTTCTTTAGGCACCATCATCTGGCTGCAATTTAATTATcattcctctcccctctcctatatcagaaaattttatttataaatactaaCCAAAATAACCTACAGTCCTTTCAATGATTCAGAATCCAGGGGTAATCTAATGCCACAAAAATGGAACCCATAGCAACAGACATTTATGTTCTAGAAGTAAAAGGCCCCACAACCTCCCCAAAATTACTGCCTACAGGGAAAACTGTAAACTGCTTCTCACCTACCTCCTGTGCTCCAAACCCCCCTGGGACACTAATTCTCACTTGTTATTAGAGACCCAGGAACTGGACAACATGACATTGTACACCATTGATTTTATTTACTATGTGTTGAATTAACGGCTTCACACCTCCTCCCCAGACAGAATTGATGTGGCTAGAGTTTCTCTCATCAGGAATAACTTTCTAATGGCAATTCTGGATGGTCAGGCTGTCACCCTAGCCTTGAGTTGGGTGTCTAGCCCTGATTTTAGGGTGGAGACTGGCCACATGATTGCCTCACTCCCACTCCAAAcactttcctctgcaacagtaccaCACCAACCTACACACACAAGGGAACACAAGGTAGATTTACTCTTTAAGTAAAATGTTCAAATCCAGGACTGGATTATCAAGATTCGATCTACTCAACTTTGGAAacaattttaagtataaaattacATGTACAATTATGTTAAGTTGTATTCTAAAAGGAGAAATCTAGAAGGATCATCTAAAACATTCAAAAACATTCaaagtatattaaataaatatattaaaaaccatcTTTATATTCCTACGAACCCATTTTTTTTATGCTAACTGGTTCCCCTAGACCATTCTACTAAGTGGTTGGGACAGCAGCTTTGGCCTCACCTAGgatcttgttagaaatgcagagtcTCAGGCCCATGCCAGACCTGCTGAATTAAATCTGCATTTTAAGCAGATGCCTAGGGTATTCATGTGCACAATTAAGATAGAGCAGtggctgggcccagtggtgcataTATATAATCCTAGTTACTTGGGtgattaaggcaggaggatccaaagtttaaGACCAGgctaggcaacatagtgagaccctggctcaaaaaaaaaaaaaaaaaaaatattgcatttgaataccttttatatatatatatatatatatatatatatatatatttagttttaggtggacacaatatctttatttttatgtggtgctgaggattgaacccagtgccccacacatgccagatgagagcacgctaccacttgagccacatttccagcccctaCCTTTAGCATTTTATATTCACCTTGGCAAAAATAAAGATGGACACTCTTTTTAAAGATTGAAACAAAAGCACTCTGACTAAAGAAAAACAACTAAGAATTTCCAGTTtctactacataaaaataaataaataaaatcacatctaGAACAGTTGCAGAAACAACAGATGATGACTATGTTTAAGTAATGGAAGCTCCTGAAGAAAGTCTTTCGTGAGCTAGTCGGTCATGGCCAGGAGATACCCAAAAGAAAACTCCATGCTCGCCACAGGCACTTGCCACTGCAATTTCAAAGAAGGTCATGTAGCCAGACTCCTGTATTCCGGTTATGCAGAGGATGCCTCCGCCCCCAACTGACATGACAGGGACATGGCTAGATGGGTGCTAGAACCTAACATTCTCAACTCAGTAaggttagaaaaagaaaactttggcCCAGGGGTCAAACAATACCAGTCATCTAAAGACAAAGGAATTGAGATGCTAATTATACATACCTGATCCTGGTGATCGAAGAAGGTATGAACACAAGTCCTCGTTCCAACATCCCAAACTTTTACGCTTTTGTCAgatgaactatttttaaaaaatgaacatcaaTATTAGCAGTTTCAGACATGTTTGAAGTTGAAAGGAACTTGACCCCAAATCCCACATTCCTTCACTGACTCATACTCTTCTATTTTCAGAAGCCACCCCCCTCAATGCAGGACATGGACAGGGTCTCAGCATCACTGGGTGGGTGGCTCTCCTCAAAGGGCAGTCCATTCTCTCAAAATTCTGATCTGCCTGGCCTTCCTATCAAGTGCTGTCATCAGGAATCTCAGGCATATCCACCTATTTCTGGATGTGAGGGAGGCCTGTTAAAGCTTCGAAAGGAGGGTGTTCTGGATACCTCTGCAAATGCCTTAAAGCTGTGCAATCCCTTTAAGCTGCCCACCTCACGCTTTTCAACCATCCTGGTCACCCTGAATGTGAACACCACTGGAGTCTATAAGCACAATATTTTACAaacaaatttacatattttaagttACCATTTGAACACAGATACACCTCAGAGTAGGTGAGACCCTAGATTTACAAGAAAAATCTAAGTTTAATTATTCAATTATTTGTTCCAGCTAAGGACAACTACCttcattacttaaataaaaactttaaaaactgcaGAAAATAAAGGCAATTTGAAAAACAAGAGGATCATACAGTCTTCAAATTTTATGGCAACCTGTGAAGAAAGATGGTCTTCACCTTCCTAGCATTTTAGAAATTGCTAAGAATCATAAGTACCTGGAAACAAAGTGAGTGTCATCAGGACAAAATGCGACGTTCAACACCCAGGAAGCATGGCCACTCAGTGTGCCAGCCAAGTTGGCATGTTGTCTGAAatgggaaaaattttttaaaaagtgcagatGTTAATTTTTAGGATATAATCACTGAAGtggaaaatatattaattctGCTCATTGAATTGGAATGAACATATTGCTacatcaaaatttccttttttaagctGAATGAGATGGTgcgtgcctataatctcagtgactaagGAGGGTAAAGCAGGAGGAAGGCAAGTGCAAGGTCTGGGATGGTAAAGTACCCCCAGGTTCAGTCCCCAAAactacacacacactcaaaatccCTTTTCAATGAAGTGGCATCATGCACCACTGAGTTAAAAACCACCCTACAGAGGCTCTGCAAGTCAACTCCAAGCTGAGGAAAGAGGTGAGTAAGCTACTGTAGGACAGTGGCAGGGCTGGCCCCTTCCTGCCTATCTATACCAAGACCCTTTCCACAAGAGGCCACCCAGGTATCAAGATATACTCTTTATAACAAATGTGGCTGAGCAGACCATTTTTAACCTAACCAAGAACAAGACAGATCTAATACtcagccatttttactttttaaaatgaaaccaagggttgggggtgtaactctggtagaatgcttgcccgccacgtgcaaggccctgggttcaatcccaggacaggaaaaaaaaaacaacaaaaaaacaagtacCAGGCATgctagtacatgcctgtaatttcagcaatttgggaggcaggaagatcacaaatttgaagacaGTCCAGCCAAATTCACAAGACCCTGTTTTGAAAAAAAGGCCGAGTCGgggtgggctgggaatgtagctcagtggtagaccacttaaCCTAGTACATGTAAAGCCgaagtttcaatccccagtatcaacaaaaagatgaaaaacatgAAACCAAATCACCTATGTCAGGAGAACAACTCTAAGGCCTGAGGTCAGCAGTTTCACCTCTGGAAAGAGACCTTAGTTGGCTATCAGCAAAAGCAACCTCAGGGCATGCAATGGGACCATAGAGGATAAAAACTTCTGGGtcaggctgtggttgtggcttagtggcagtgGCAAAGCGCCTGCCTTgtaatgtgaggcactgggttcgatcctcagcaccacataaaaataaagatattaaaaaaaaaatcctacatgatctgggtttctttaaaaaacaaaaacaaaaaaacttctggGTCTTCATTCAGTATCACTGTCTTGGCAAATCACCATCTCAGCCTGGATTCCTCAACAAAATAGGTACACAAGGCTGAGCTACTACCACACCAGTTGTTGGGAGGATCAATACAACAGAAGCACTAAAAATCATAAAGTCAGAAGCTAAAGGAATTGCTATTTATGCTGGCTCTGCTAAGAACCAAGCATAACTTTAGAGAGACCTCTTCTCTGGACACTAGCACCCTCAGTAAGTTCTAATACCAAAAGCTGTATTCCTATtcaactttcttcttcttcttcttttttttttttttttgccagatgtAGGCTAGAAGGAACAGTGTCACTACCCTCAAGTTAAACTCTTGAAAACCTCTCACAGGCCCAATACAGAACATGCACACGGATGATCAGGGATATGGTGCCTGCAGGTGCGATAGATGTTTGCAGTGGATTGCAAAGTCACATTTGGGGAGCAAGGAACCAGAAGCACAGAGGGAGAGCTGATCATAATACCTAGTCACAGTAATAAGGACACACAGTGAACATATTGCAGTATAGTATATATGTCAGTGGGGACTGAGGATGATGGAAGAAAACATCAGTCTCACAGTGTCAGAGCCATGAACTGAACAGAAAGATTAACTCACTTCTATACTGGCAGTCAAGACGAAAAGTCTCCCACTTAGACCATCAGTGTGATGGTTTATAAACCGCCAACTCCTTAACTAGGACACCAAAATGTCTGCAGCTGGAGAACGGATATGCTATAATTTTGTACTGTCACACTAGACCAGCTAAAGCCCAGGGCTCCTTTGTCTCAACTGCATACTAATCTACTCAAAAGAATTTAAATCTGTGAGCCaaggggctgaagttgtagctcattggtagagcacttgcctaacacgcaTAAGGcaccggggtttgatcctcagcaccactttaaaacaaataaaacaaaggtactctgtccatccacaactaaaaaatatactaaaacaaacaaaacaaaacaaaaaaaaccacctgtgagccaaaaaacaaaaaccctcctcaaaaaacaaaaaaatcctggCTGTATGAGAAAAAGTAGCAATCTAATCTTACCAGGTATCCTATGCACATTTTCCTCCATGTAGCCCTTGAGGACATATGTATGCTAAGCTCAAAGACTGGGAAGACCAGGAATCTAATATGACCTGAGCACGTCCCTACTAGGACCAGGAGAGGGAGCAGCACACTCCCAGGGAGCTCccccctaagcagacactggtgtTAAGTGAGACATCTTTAGTCTTGACATGATAACTTACACATCGTATATCTTGATATAGCCATCATCTGAAGCAGTGACAAGGAGCTGAGAATCCGGGGAAAAGGTCAAGGAGCGGATGGGCATAGCATGGCCTGAAATTCACAAAGGCCCTTGTTAATCTGGTGAAGCAGTGCCGCCTCATATAGCTTCCCACTGACTATGTCCCTTTCAGTGACCACTAGTAACAGAACTGGAATTGCCCTGGTGCTTTGATTAGAGAAAGAAAGGTACTGACTGGGCCCTTCCTCCCCAAGTTCTTGAAACATCCACATCTCTAGCCTCTCCCTTGGAGATATTTCTCCTTAGTTTCTTTCTCTGACCAATTGGGCCTCAACATTACACTGCTTTAAAAAACTCCTCAGCCTAAAAATATGGACAAACATGGAAATATGCATTGCTTCTGATTTTTAAGGTTGAACAAATAACATGTTATTTTCCTACCAAATCTTTTGTTGTAGGGCAAAGGATAAATTGAGGAGATAATATACCTACTtgcttaaaattcaaaataatacaaaagaacaTTTCATAAAATCTCCCTCCTATCCCACCCCATTCTTTGGCTACCCAGTCGTATTCCCCAGAGTCTACCAATGTGAAGAGTGGGCATAATACTTTTATCTACTATCAAATTATCAACAAAAAGAAGTTATCTTCCAATCACAAAGTTCTTTAGAACCCAAAATGTCAGAAACAAGACATTCATATGGCTGGGGTATATCAACACATATAAAAGTAAGCTAATTCATCAAAACAAGCACTTATCACTGTCACAAGAACTAAAATGTCCAGGTTAAAACTATAATGACAAGTCTAAAACTTTGAGTTTTCCAActgagttttaaatattttgtaaatctaATGCCCATTTGCCATTTAAcagcatctttaaaaaatatttatttacttagttaattagttgtagatggacacaatacctttactttatttatttatttttatgtggtgctgaggattgaacccagggccttgcacgtgctaggagagcactccactgctgagccataaccccagccccatttaacagcattttaatgaaagaataataTTTCCTTTGTGATCTGATAATCCAGTCTGCACAAAATAAGATGATGAGCTATACCTTCCAGCGTATGCAGAAGTTTTCCAGTTGCAATATCAAAAATATTGATGATTCCATCGATAGCTCCACTAGCCAGATATTTCCCATCAGGACTCTGTACATACAGAGAAAGGAGCACTGTAAGATTCCATGTTGTTAATCTACCCTTCTGAACACAAGCAAATCTCTTGCTGGCTACATGTCTAACTGGCTGGCAAACCACACCAGCAAGATATAGCTGCCTGACAAGACCAGTGCAGAATCTGTGCCAAGGACGACAAGCTAGAAGAGTGTAATCTTAaagaaccagaaagaaaaaagagcaatGTTTCCTTACATATGCAATACTAAGAATGAATTTTCCTCTCGTATccaaagaatattcttttttcccaCTTTCCACACCAAAAATGTTCACTTTTCCCACATGAGTTCCTGTGGCCAGATACTGGGAATCAGGAGAAAAGGCCAAAGTCCAGGCATCCactgaagagaaaaaggaagacaaaaaaaaaaaaacaaaaaacaatgagaaaagatTTGACTTTAACTTGAAAAACTAAGGGGTgatcaaatgtttttaaattagagaAACAGTGTCCTGATTCAGAAaactatgtttttgtttgtttgtttgtttgtttttttagaggTGGGGatacaaggaattgaacccagggggacttcACCACCAagttacatgcccagccctttttattttttactttgagatagggtctaagaTGCTAGGGTTTTTGCtgtgttgctaaggctggccttgaacttgtgatcctcccttcttagcctcctgagtgctaggattacaggcatgtgctactgtgtcCAGCATAAAACTATGTTGTAAAGatgctaattctttttttttttttaatgtttatttttcagttatcggtggacacaacatctttgtttgtatgtggtgctgaggatcgaaccgggccgcacgcatgccagatgagcgtgctaccgcttgagccacatccccagcccaagatgctAATTCTTTACCAAGTTTAAATTTAGTTAAAggcttcttaaatttttaataaaaatcaataggACAAAATCAACGGATGTGGAGAAACCAGAATTCTTATACGATGGTGGGAAGGTAAAATGACAACCACTTTGAAATCCAGTTTGACAGTTTCGTAACTGAAAACAAACACTTAACATAATACTCAGCATTTCTACTTGTAGGCAGctactcaagagaaatgaaagcacatGTCCACACCAAGACTTGTACACTCATGTTCACAGCAGCGTTATTCTTAATAGCACAAactggaaataatccaaatgtctatcaactggtgaatggataaacaaaatgtggtacatctTTATAATGGAACATGTcttggcaataaaaaggaacacatCCATGCTACACCATGGATGAACTTTAAAAACTTTATGCTAAAGAAACAGTGAAGATATATAAGAATAACATTCTActtaaatgaaattttgaaaaaggtaAAACCATGGAAACAGAAAGCAAATTGGTAGTTACCTAAAGCTGAGGGTAGAGGCATGGACTGACTATAAGTGGACATAAAGGAACTTTTTTTGGGCACCAAGGTTCTAAAACTGCACAACTACAGAAATCTACTCTGTGAACTACACATTTAAAGTGGTGAATTTCGTGGTGCAATTACACAGGTGAAATTTTACCTAAATTAAGCTGTGAAAAAATGAAGACATACCAGAATGCAATATGATGAAATAGTTACCACAAATTAACAGAGACTGAAGAACCATTAAAGAAATCAATTAGTTTTGAAGTTACACTACACATCTCAGTTAAACCTTAAGAATTCAatccaaataataaatgctggagaggtgTAGGGAAAAGATACACTTGTACAcatttggtgggactgcagattagtACAAACacaatggaaagcagtaaggagattcctcaaaaaactagaaatggcacggtcatatgacccagttatcccatttaATCCAGGAAAAAATCAGTGTGCTATACAGCCAcctgaatgtttatagcagcataattcacaattgccaaattatgaaaccagcccagatgcccatcaacagaagaatggattaagaaaatgtgggatattacccaatggaattttacttagccataaagaagaatgaaattatagcatttgctgataaatgaatggagaACATCacaagccagtctcagaaaaatcaatcaaatattttctctgatatgtggaagttaCAGCaacaaagggaaaggaggaggggaagactGGATATCACAAAGACATAGGGAAGGCTgatggagagaaaaagggagatggaaagggaggaaagagttgacaaaggggaggaaaaaatgaatgaatttaacaaaatcatattaTGTGCACATATAAACGTACCGCAggtaatttcatctttatgtataagtagaatgaaccaaacaaaaataaaaataaataaatgagcaaaaggaagatcagtagatagaggaaggagaatgggaggggggagggattaaaatcaaattaaaatcaaattccatacatgtatgattttgtcaaaatgaacccaaccaCTATGTAGAACTAAaggctctaatttaaaaaaataataatttggttcAAGCATTACTGAACCACAGCAATGTGGGAGGTCTCCAGACTCTTGTGGAGCCTGGATAAGCACAAGTGCTGTGTGTTTCCATCTGGACCACTGCTGgcattttagcatttatttttccaaCTACATGGGCATCTCTGCCCTTCAAAGGCAATCCTAAAGAGCTTTGGGAACTGGGTCAAGGCCTACAGGCCAAGAAACAGTCTAGTTTCCACTGACTGCCTGGGTCACTTTTCCCATCCCAGTCTTACATGGGAACACCCACCCCTGAAGTTGGGTCCCTTCCCAGGAAGAATACTTATAAAGGAAATGGTTCCTTCTCAAGCCACCTTCCTCACATGTGGGGTGAGGTAAGCTCCCTTACCCTTTACTTAACTCATAGGCCAGCAAAGGAGGAAAGGCCTCTGGGAGCTTGTCTCTTGGTGGACAAAGGCTTTTACACCAGATGGGTCGCTACATTCTagagtgttttttaaataaaattccttgaaattttccatatatacatccaaagtaataaaaaatcattcatttgaCTTGATTTCTTATGTttcattcaaaaacaaaatttacttcAAAAGTACTCAATTAGCCAAGACCTGAAAAAACTTTTATAATCAACCTCTCAAAGAGCTTCCTTCCTGTACCAACTCCCTCCCAACCCCCACCCTTTTGTAGTGTGGTgtttggggggtgtgtgtgtgtgtgtgtgtgtgtgtgtgtgtgtgtgtgtgtgtgtgtgtgtgtgtggggtgctgggaATCAGACGCAGGGccttgctaggtgagtgctctaccactgtgcctcATCCCCAGCCTACATAGGCTGCTTTTCACTATGTATTTTTATTCCTAAGTGACAGTGGCATTTAATCTAAAAAGactatgctttctttttctttccacatgTGGAGGCAatctgatgcaaaaaaaaaaaggcttgagaGACCTTTGTGTCATCAAGTCTTTGCCAGCTCCTGTATAACATTAATAGTCAAGCTCATTTCAGACtgtgttttcttattcttattatAATTAGCTGCTTATAGGAAAGAAGGCTAATAGAAAACCTAATTTTTGTCTCTCAAAGCTTAATAAAATGATTCTTCTAAACTATTTTTACATTCCCTTATTCACTATTTTGCAATACACAAATCTTACTACCAAATGTCTTCAAAATAGAAGGAACAATTTTTATTCCTCAATCAAACCTTGTATTGaactttaattgatttatttgattttattgaacttttaattGATAAAAGATTGAACTTTAATATGTTTAGAATCAATGTTTATTTCTACCTCCTCACTCAAAGAGTTGCTTTTCTTCACCAGTAGTGGGAATTGTGAATGTCTGATGTTGAGAGGCCTCTGTTCTTCCTCAAGGTCAGTGGCTA from Ictidomys tridecemlineatus isolate mIctTri1 chromosome 5, mIctTri1.hap1, whole genome shotgun sequence includes:
- the Skic8 gene encoding superkiller complex protein 8 — protein: MTNQYSILFKQEQAHDDAIWSVAWGTNKKENSETVVTGSLDDLVKVWKWRDERLDLQWSLEGHQLGVVSVDISHTLPIAASSSLDAHIRLWDLENGKQIKSIDAGPVDAWTLAFSPDSQYLATGTHVGKVNIFGVESGKKEYSLDTRGKFILSIAYSPDGKYLASGAIDGIINIFDIATGKLLHTLEGHAMPIRSLTFSPDSQLLVTASDDGYIKIYDVQHANLAGTLSGHASWVLNVAFCPDDTHFVSSSSDKSVKVWDVGTRTCVHTFFDHQDQVWGVKYNGNGSKIVSVGDDQEIHIYDCPI